GACACCACGCTGGGCGCCGAGCGCCCGCACCTCGCGGAGTGGCGCGCCCGCGGCTGGTGAGCGGCCGGTCCGTGCCGGTCACCCAGCCGGTGCGCCTCAGGCCGCGGGGCGCGGGTCGTGCACGTCCGCCTGGTCGGCGAACAGCGGCGGCAGGTAGCGCAGCATCAGCGCCGACCAGGTGACGTGGGTGAGGACGGGGGCCTGGATGCCGCCGGTGACCCGCCGCTGCACCCCGAACAGCGCGCCCATGACCAGGGAGGCGAGCAGCAGCGCCGGGTTGCGGGTGGCCGCCGTGGCCAGGCCGTAGACCGCGGTCGAGGTGACCACCGGGCGGTCGACGCCGATGGCGGCGTACAGGGCGCCGCGGAAGAAGACCTCCTCGGCGACGCCGTTGAGCAGCGCGGTCGTCGCCACCAGGGGGGTCGAGCCCTGGTGCGCGTAGCGCATCACCCGGGTGATGGCCTGGTCGAGGACGGGGATCCGCCGGGCCACCAGGGCCGCGCCGTAGAAGGCGGCGAAGGCGCCGGCGCCGGTGACCACCGGCGTCACCACGGGGCGGCGCAGCTGGCGGTCGGGGGTGGCCATCCAGCCCAGGTGCAACGGACCCGAGGCCAGGCCACCGGCGACCCAGGTGCCCGCGACGGCCATCGTGAAGCCGTAGAACGCCGGGGAGCCCGGCCTCGTCGACAGCGAGACGCCGAGCAGCCCGGCACCCGCCAGCGCCACCCCCGCGGTCACCCTGCGGCGGCGGCGGAAGGCCTCGTCGGTCTCCCGGTGGTCGCGCGGCACCGGCTCGACCAGCCAGTGCGGCAGCCGGCCGGCCGCCCGGGCCAGCAGGCCGCCGCCCCGCCGGGTCACGAGCGGGCGCCGCGGGCGAGCAGACCGGCGCGGCGGGCGCGGGCCGCGCGCCGGCGGGCGGCCGCCCGCTCGCCCAGCGCCGCCAGCACCATCTCGTCGTAGTCCATCGGCTCGAACGGCACGACGGTGCGGATCGCGTCGTCGGTGACGACCACCTCGTTGATCATCGAGTCGACCAGCGAGCGGCCGGTGGTCCTGTCCACGTCGGTGACCAGGGCCAGCCACTGCGAGGACAGGCTCGGGGTCAGCAGCGGCACCGGGATGACGAACAGGTGCCGGCCCTGGATGTCGGCGACCCGGGTGAGCATCTGCAGGTAGCTGAGCACCTCGGGGCCACCGACCTCGAACACCCGGCCCGCGGCGTCGGGCGCCTCGAGGACGCCGGCCAGGTAGCGGACGACGTCGGCGACGGCGATCGGCTGCGTGCGGGTGTGCACCCAGCGCGGGGTCACCATGGCCGGCAGGTGCGCCACGAGCTGGCGGGTGATCTCCCAGGAGACGCCGCCGTGCCCGACGATGATGCCGGCGCGCAGGGTCGTGACCGGGACGCCGGTGGAGCCGAGCAGCCGCTCCACCTCGCGGCGGCTGCGCAGGTGCGGGGACAGGTCGTCGCGGTCGCGGCCCAGGCCGCCCAGGTACACGATCCGCTGCAGCCCGGCGTCGGCGGCGGCGCGGGCGAAGGTGCGCGCGGCCTCGGCGTCCTTGCGCTGGAAGTCGGCGTCCCCGAGGGAGTGCACCAGGTAGTAGGCGGCCGTGCAGCCGTCCAGGGCGCGCCGCAGCGAGGCCTCGTCGGTGACGTCGCCGGCCACCGGCGTCCCGGCGCCCGTGTAGGCGTCGGGCCGGCGGGTCATGGCGCGCACGTCGTGGCCCGCCTTCACCAGGGCCGGCGCGAGCCGGCTGCCCACGAACCCGGACGCGCCGGTGACGAGGAGTCGCACGGGGGCGGGGTACCCGGTGTCCCCGACCGGAACCCCGCCGGCGGCGCGGCGCGGACGCCCGGGTGGTCAGTCCTCGAAGAGCGCGACCAGCTCGTCGGGCGTGCCGGCCACGTGCAGCGGGACGACGGACACCGTCCACTCCGGTCGCCGGGCGTCGATGCCGATGGCGAGGTCCCAGGCGGCGCGGGCGGACAGCGGGCCGAAGCACGCGTCGTCGCCGTCCTCGCCGAGCGCGACCTCGACCAACCAGGTGTCGGACAGGTCGGCGGCGAGCTCGGCGAAGTCCGGCTCGGTGCCGTCCTCCGGTTCGGGCTCGTCGGCCTGCACGGGGTAGACGATGGACATGGCGGACCCTCCTAGAGCTGGATGCCGCGGGTGAGCGCGCCGTCGACGACGAGGTTGGTGCCGGTGGTGAAGCTGGACACGGGGCTGGACAGGAAGACCACGGCCCGCGCCATCTCCTCCGCCGTGCCCATCCGGCCGGTCGGGTTCAGGGCGAGGGAGTCGGCGAACAACTCCGGCTGGCCCTGCTCGACCTGGTTCCAGAAGCCGCCGGCGAAGTAGGTGTTGCCCGGGGAGACGACGTTGGCCCGCACCCCGCGCCCGGCCAGCTGGAGGGCCAGGCCGGACACGTAGCCGACGATGGCGGTCTTCATGGTGCCGTACGGACCGGCGGCGAAGTCGGCCTCGCGCCCGGACACGCTGGAGATCGCCACGATCGAGCCCTTCCCGCTGGCCTCCAGGTGCGGCAGCGCCGCGGTGGCCAGCCGGACGGTGCCCATCAGGTCCACCTCGAAGGAGGCGTACCAGTTCTCCTCCCCCGGCCCGGCGGCCAGCGCGCTCACGTTGGCGACGACGGCGTCCAGGCCACCGAGCCGGCCGGCCGCGGCCTCGACCCAGCCGGTCAGCGCCGGCCCGTCCCGGACGTCCAGCCGGACGCCGGTCGCCTCGCCGCCCCGCTCCGCGATCGCCGCCTCGGTCGCGGCGATCTCGGCGGCGTCCCGGGCGCAGAACTCCACGACGGCGCCCTCGTCGACGAAGGCCTCGACGATGGCGCGGCCGATGCCACGGGTGCCGCCGGTGACGAGCACGCGGGCGCCGGTGAGCTGCAGGTCCATCGGGGTGTCTC
This window of the Geodermatophilus sp. DSM 44513 genome carries:
- a CDS encoding CPBP family intramembrane glutamic endopeptidase — encoded protein: MTRRGGGLLARAAGRLPHWLVEPVPRDHRETDEAFRRRRRVTAGVALAGAGLLGVSLSTRPGSPAFYGFTMAVAGTWVAGGLASGPLHLGWMATPDRQLRRPVVTPVVTGAGAFAAFYGAALVARRIPVLDQAITRVMRYAHQGSTPLVATTALLNGVAEEVFFRGALYAAIGVDRPVVTSTAVYGLATAATRNPALLLASLVMGALFGVQRRVTGGIQAPVLTHVTWSALMLRYLPPLFADQADVHDPRPAA
- a CDS encoding NAD(P)H-binding protein, with protein sequence MRLLVTGASGFVGSRLAPALVKAGHDVRAMTRRPDAYTGAGTPVAGDVTDEASLRRALDGCTAAYYLVHSLGDADFQRKDAEAARTFARAAADAGLQRIVYLGGLGRDRDDLSPHLRSRREVERLLGSTGVPVTTLRAGIIVGHGGVSWEITRQLVAHLPAMVTPRWVHTRTQPIAVADVVRYLAGVLEAPDAAGRVFEVGGPEVLSYLQMLTRVADIQGRHLFVIPVPLLTPSLSSQWLALVTDVDRTTGRSLVDSMINEVVVTDDAIRTVVPFEPMDYDEMVLAALGERAAARRRAARARRAGLLARGARS
- a CDS encoding SDR family NAD(P)-dependent oxidoreductase; protein product: MDLQLTGARVLVTGGTRGIGRAIVEAFVDEGAVVEFCARDAAEIAATEAAIAERGGEATGVRLDVRDGPALTGWVEAAAGRLGGLDAVVANVSALAAGPGEENWYASFEVDLMGTVRLATAALPHLEASGKGSIVAISSVSGREADFAAGPYGTMKTAIVGYVSGLALQLAGRGVRANVVSPGNTYFAGGFWNQVEQGQPELFADSLALNPTGRMGTAEEMARAVVFLSSPVSSFTTGTNLVVDGALTRGIQL